The Prevotella melaninogenica nucleotide sequence GTCAAGAACTTATCGAAAGCCTTGTCCTTCACGGCATCAATCGCCTTTCTACCATCGCCAATCATGATAATCTGTGACGGATTAATACCATCAGTGCTACAATACTGAATCAAAGTAAAGATAGGCGAAGCAGTGATAAAGGTGTAAGTCTCCTCAAGTCCATAAGCTGGCATAGCTGCTTGATACTCGCGCAGGTAGCTACCACGACCCAACTCAAAGTCCATAATCTTATGCTCGTCCTGTGGTACACCTGGATGAATAGGGAGGAGGTAGCGTTGAATACCCGACTGAGAAACAACAATCTCACGGATAACACTACCGCTCTTGGCGTAAAGTTTCACCTCACGCTTCTGATAGGTATCGTTACGCTCAGCTACCAGTTTGATATCTTCCTCCGACTTGACAATCTTTAGCCAACTAACTTCTTCGCTGGTTGTTACGTCATAGACAGATGAATTCGTCGTAATGTCAATCGTCTTCTCACCACCTGTCTGTGGCAGATAGATAGCATTTGGAACCACGTCAAGCGTTACGTCAGCTGCGCTCTGAGTCACAGCAATCTTACCAGCTGCGCCGTTGGCGTTAACGAGTACATAGCTTGTGCGCTCTGTTCCAATCTTGTTTTCAGTTACCTTCACCTTCAGTACGTTACCGTCCTGAACCAGCGAGAGCCAGTCGCCTTCCTGTGGAGACGATGCAATCCAGCTGTTTTGATTTGTTGTTACGCTAATGTTTCTTTCACTTACGCCTTTATCAAAGGCAATACTGTTTTCAGAAAGCACCAGTGTTGGCATTTCAAATTCGTCTTCCTTTGCACATGAGAACAAGCAAAGAAGAATGCCGCCTAACATTAGGGAGTAGAGTGTCTTTTTTAATTCCATACTCTTCAAGGGTTTTATTAGATAAAATATAATATTGATTAGACTTTTTTAAAAGAGAAAAATCTCTTTGTCTGGTATTTAAAAATGAGTAAAAGCTTTAAATGATGGTATTTATCTTATTTGCGCCAAATTAGATTATCTGCCGCAAATATATTCTTTAATAAGAATAAAAGCAAGTGGATTTGGTTAAAATAAACTAATCATTTGTTATTTATTTCTCATCTTATACACGCATGTAAATAAATACAAATATGTTCTTTTAACACGTATTTCCGATTTACTTTTCGGCAAGTCAAGTCTTCCGCCAGACTTATCACCTTATTTAATATTCTATATAACATCATTATTATTATGGTCTGTAAAATTTTTCGAGTGCAAAGGTACTGGCTTCTTGTTAAGGTGGCAATACTCATTTATAAGTAATTTATTGTTGATTTTTTGTGTGATTAAGTTTTCTTATCCCTAATAAAGATTACATAATATTGATTATTAGTTATGGTTTATTGGGTTTTGTGGGCTGTGAAAAATAAGGTTCTTCCGAAATATGGAGTGATAACTAAAAGTCTTATATAATAGGCACACGGAGTAACGGAGAGACGGAGGTAATGCTATGTCACAGAGGTGCCGACGGCACAAAGAGCGACGGAGGTATAGCGTACAGATTCTTGATAACAATTTTGAGGTAAACGCTTTGTATATAAA carries:
- a CDS encoding BACON domain-containing protein, whose protein sequence is MELKKTLYSLMLGGILLCLFSCAKEDEFEMPTLVLSENSIAFDKGVSERNISVTTNQNSWIASSPQEGDWLSLVQDGNVLKVKVTENKIGTERTSYVLVNANGAAGKIAVTQSAADVTLDVVPNAIYLPQTGGEKTIDITTNSSVYDVTTSEEVSWLKIVKSEEDIKLVAERNDTYQKREVKLYAKSGSVIREIVVSQSGIQRYLLPIHPGVPQDEHKIMDFELGRGSYLREYQAAMPAYGLEETYTFITASPIFTLIQYCSTDGINPSQIIMIGDGRKAIDAVKDKAFDKFLTDNGYVRSNSQSDREYTNDKDLLSLKVYISEKENNEGVNLTFTPIMKQNGEYKTFSKLPFYPLELLQKDNVKLAQIEQYEQKAGSTEEERSLNEHKNTEVSQIQYKLKASTDPSAAYGRIHIFYTTDKDGDAPDNLGSVQIGALLFKDTNLGVWKYGTKWVATKEIKKVLGDEGFSFLRTSGNNHFFVRESDHLVIDVTCVLDNNAPVLALLYSYDPSVSGSSSKAVKAQAKMIRNFAAAKKALKF